The following proteins are co-located in the Oscillospiraceae bacterium genome:
- a CDS encoding glutamine--tRNA ligase/YqeY domain fusion protein, which yields MEERKSGVNFIHEAINRDLAEGVYDRVQTRFPPEPNGYLHVGHAKAISISFGAAEKYGGLCNLRLDDTNPTKEEVEYVEAIQEDIRWLGYEWDRVFHASDYFDFLHACAVRLIEKGLAYVCDLTADEIREYRGTLTEPGRESPYRTRSVGESLDLFRRMTAGAFPNGARVLRAKIDMASPNLNMRDPVIYRILHAAHHRTGDKWCVYPMYDFAHPLSDAAEKVTHSLCSLEFENHRPLYDWCLKACEIQNPPRQIEFARLNLNYTLTSKRKCLRLVNDGLVAGWDDPRMATLCGMRRRGYPPAALRDFCERVGVAKAASIVDYALLEACVRDDLNTNAPRAMAVLKPLRVVVDNYPEGTSETLPVERHPDRSELGTRTVTFAREIFVEREDFAVTPPPKYHRLYPGGEVRLKSAYLVRCVGYDEDDHGEVVCVHVTYDPDSRGGESPDGRKIKGTLHWVSAAHAISAEIRLYDRLFLVSNPSDETGVGDFTENLNPHSLEVLTDCLLEESLAEGAPGDTFQFMRQGYFCEDKDSVPTRRVFNRTVGLRDTWARRNN from the coding sequence TTGGAAGAGAGAAAATCGGGTGTCAACTTTATTCATGAAGCAATCAACCGCGACTTGGCCGAAGGGGTGTACGACCGGGTGCAGACCCGTTTTCCGCCCGAGCCGAACGGATACCTGCACGTCGGCCACGCAAAGGCAATCTCCATCAGTTTTGGGGCGGCCGAAAAGTACGGAGGGCTGTGCAACCTCCGCCTTGACGACACGAACCCCACCAAAGAGGAAGTCGAATATGTAGAGGCTATCCAAGAGGACATCCGGTGGTTGGGGTACGAATGGGATAGGGTTTTTCACGCGTCCGACTACTTCGATTTTCTGCATGCGTGCGCAGTTCGGCTCATCGAGAAGGGCCTTGCCTACGTGTGCGACCTCACCGCCGACGAGATCCGCGAATATCGGGGCACGCTGACCGAGCCGGGCCGGGAAAGCCCGTACCGGACGCGTTCTGTCGGGGAGAGCCTGGACCTCTTCAGGCGCATGACGGCCGGCGCGTTTCCGAACGGCGCGCGGGTGCTGCGCGCGAAGATCGACATGGCCTCGCCAAACCTGAATATGCGCGACCCGGTCATCTACCGCATTCTGCACGCCGCGCACCACCGTACGGGCGACAAATGGTGCGTCTATCCGATGTACGATTTTGCGCATCCGCTCTCCGACGCGGCCGAGAAGGTGACGCATTCGCTGTGTTCGCTGGAGTTTGAAAACCACCGGCCCCTGTATGACTGGTGTCTGAAAGCCTGTGAGATTCAAAACCCGCCGCGGCAGATCGAGTTTGCCCGGCTGAACCTGAATTACACGCTGACGAGCAAACGCAAGTGCCTACGCCTTGTAAACGACGGTCTGGTGGCGGGTTGGGACGACCCGCGCATGGCCACGCTGTGCGGGATGCGCCGCCGCGGCTATCCGCCCGCGGCGCTACGCGACTTCTGCGAGCGCGTCGGCGTGGCGAAGGCGGCCAGTATCGTCGACTACGCGCTGCTTGAGGCCTGTGTGCGCGATGACCTAAACACGAACGCCCCCCGCGCGATGGCGGTGCTGAAGCCGCTGCGGGTGGTGGTCGACAACTACCCAGAGGGGACTTCGGAGACGCTGCCTGTCGAGCGACACCCGGACCGGTCGGAGCTTGGCACGCGGACGGTGACGTTTGCGCGTGAGATCTTCGTCGAGCGTGAGGATTTCGCCGTCACGCCGCCGCCCAAGTATCACCGCCTGTATCCGGGCGGCGAGGTGCGGCTGAAGAGCGCCTATCTGGTGCGCTGCGTCGGGTATGACGAGGACGATCACGGCGAGGTCGTCTGCGTGCATGTGACGTACGATCCGGACAGCCGGGGCGGAGAATCGCCCGACGGCCGGAAGATCAAGGGGACGCTGCACTGGGTGTCGGCGGCACACGCGATCTCCGCGGAGATCCGGTTGTACGACAGGCTGTTTTTGGTTTCTAATCCGTCGGATGAGACGGGCGTCGGGGATTTTACCGAAAACTTAAATCCGCACTCGTTGGAGGTGCTGACAGACTGTCTGCTTGAGGAATCGCTGGCCGAGGGCGCGCCGGGGGACACCTTCCAATTTATGCGGCAAGGCTATTTTTGTGAGGACAAGGACTCTGTTCCCACGCGCCGCGTCTTCAACCGCACCGTGGGTCTGCGCGACACCTGGGCGAGACGAAACAATTGA
- a CDS encoding VCBS repeat-containing protein, with protein sequence MRRMGVWAACVCLLLTLTGCFSLVDDELLVLPRQPQDSVKLQRYIDEHVASGGRQIAPLTGLNRQTIQKVDIDGDKQEEAVLFFRFSGDTPLKIFFYRIVGEEYEPFARVDGEGDSIQSVTYADLNNDGTQEVIVGWRVVGGAFKAMTVYTLRAEGLETVLSTSYSGYALHDMDENGRTDLLVLRYQDTEKTGMVEMYQMGVSEISEITPQFSAPLSRNIEGVIRARTGLLDDGYPALYVVSQYGSDAMVTDVVALQKRRLTNISRDPTTGVSDGTVRSYLVPSLASLSDDGVIDIPRPVALSAYDPEAENAEPVWIIQWIRYRSDGEVFTSVTTYHNYTDNWYIELPASWTWERLAMTRRDISANERGVVFALRSEEGAPPSDMLTIYTLTGDNMEELAAKPGRAALLTGNNMIVAAEIDADAPVSNTAVARWMHWLQKDWMTGELTTL encoded by the coding sequence GTGAGGCGGATGGGTGTTTGGGCTGCCTGTGTGTGTCTGCTGCTGACACTGACGGGCTGTTTTTCCCTGGTGGACGACGAATTGTTGGTGCTCCCGCGCCAGCCGCAGGACTCCGTGAAGCTGCAGCGGTACATCGACGAGCATGTCGCCTCCGGCGGCCGGCAGATCGCGCCGCTGACCGGGCTGAACCGGCAGACCATCCAGAAGGTCGACATCGACGGCGACAAACAGGAGGAGGCGGTCCTCTTTTTTCGTTTTTCCGGCGACACGCCGCTTAAGATCTTCTTTTACCGGATCGTCGGAGAGGAGTACGAGCCGTTTGCCCGCGTCGACGGCGAGGGAGACTCGATCCAGAGCGTCACTTACGCCGACCTGAACAACGACGGTACCCAGGAGGTCATCGTCGGCTGGCGGGTGGTCGGCGGCGCGTTTAAAGCGATGACTGTCTACACCCTGCGGGCGGAGGGGCTGGAGACCGTTCTCTCCACGAGCTACAGCGGGTACGCGCTGCACGACATGGACGAAAACGGCCGGACCGATCTGCTGGTGCTCCGCTACCAGGATACGGAAAAGACGGGGATGGTCGAGATGTACCAGATGGGCGTGTCTGAGATCTCCGAGATTACCCCGCAGTTTTCGGCGCCGTTGTCACGCAACATCGAGGGGGTGATCCGCGCGCGGACGGGTCTGCTCGACGACGGGTATCCGGCGCTGTATGTGGTGAGTCAGTATGGCTCGGACGCGATGGTGACGGACGTCGTCGCCCTGCAGAAGCGGCGGTTGACCAACATCTCGCGTGACCCGACGACCGGTGTGAGCGACGGGACAGTGCGCAGTTATCTGGTCCCCAGTCTTGCCAGCTTATCCGACGACGGCGTCATCGACATCCCGCGCCCTGTAGCGCTGTCGGCGTATGACCCGGAGGCCGAGAACGCGGAACCCGTATGGATCATCCAGTGGATACGCTACCGCTCCGACGGCGAGGTGTTCACCTCGGTCACGACCTACCACAACTACACGGACAACTGGTACATCGAGCTGCCCGCGTCATGGACATGGGAACGGCTGGCCATGACGCGCCGCGATATCTCCGCCAATGAGCGCGGCGTCGTATTTGCCCTGCGGAGCGAGGAGGGGGCGCCGCCGTCCGATATGCTGACGATTTATACGCTGACCGGGGATAACATGGAGGAACTGGCCGCAAAGCCGGGGCGTGCCGCGCTGCTGACCGGCAACAATATGATCGTGGCGGCGGAGATCGACGCCGACGCGCCGGTTTCCAATACAGCGGTTGCGCGGTGGATGCATTGGCTCCAGAAGGATTGGATGACAGGGGAGTTGACAACGCTGTGA
- a CDS encoding response regulator transcription factor, translating to MKKVLVLEDESSIRGFVVINLKRAGYQVVEAETGEQALESLEQHPDIRVALLDIMLPDIDGFEVCRRIRAGGGKMGIIMLTARTGEMDKVTGLMTGADDYVTKPFSPTELIARVDALYRRVGDDPEPEVRYEIKSGPFVLNTKNRILSKNGERVKLTQVEYTIMKMFLENPGTALSRENILQTVWGRDYYGELKIVDVNIRRLRIKIEDDTANPTYITTVWGYGYKWGN from the coding sequence GTGAAAAAAGTTCTTGTTTTGGAGGACGAGTCCAGCATCCGCGGGTTCGTGGTGATCAACCTCAAACGGGCCGGCTACCAGGTGGTCGAGGCCGAGACGGGGGAGCAGGCACTGGAGAGTCTGGAGCAGCATCCGGACATCCGGGTGGCTCTCCTGGACATCATGCTGCCGGACATCGACGGTTTTGAAGTCTGCCGCCGCATCCGGGCGGGCGGCGGAAAGATGGGGATCATCATGCTGACGGCCCGCACCGGTGAGATGGACAAAGTCACGGGCCTTATGACCGGCGCGGACGACTATGTGACCAAACCCTTCTCTCCCACGGAACTGATCGCCCGCGTGGACGCGCTCTACCGCCGCGTCGGCGACGACCCGGAACCGGAGGTGCGCTATGAGATCAAGAGCGGGCCGTTTGTGCTCAACACGAAGAACCGGATTCTCTCCAAAAACGGGGAGAGGGTCAAACTCACACAGGTGGAATATACGATCATGAAGATGTTTCTCGAAAACCCCGGCACAGCGCTCTCCCGCGAGAACATCCTGCAGACCGTGTGGGGACGTGACTACTACGGCGAGCTGAAGATTGTCGACGTCAACATCCGCCGTCTGCGCATCAAGATCGAAGACGACACGGCGAATCCCACCTATATCACGACAGTTTGGGGTTATGGATACAAATGGGGAAATTGA
- a CDS encoding HAMP domain-containing histidine kinase — MGKLKRRAQPVKKLRRMLHGIQGRWMLNSLGLVFMIVLVAVMAYSIAAANFYTAGARAGLESRATAAGNFFSRYLNTSYNDFFQGAHRFAEDFEDRDKLELQFINQVGRIEVSTMGITMGLVPGTPDVRGAFESGEVDSFLGVDPLSGERVMSVSAPLIFANRQVIGVMRYVTSMSEVDKRILMSSGMAMLLGIAVIAFVVGSNLFFIRSILLPIQEINEIAKKIAAGGYGVMIEKKYDDEIGELADTINNMSAEISLADRIKNDFISSVSHELRTPLTAIAGWGETLLSVESNDIAEVKKGVRIMLGESYRLTKMVEELLEFTRMASGRMTLRMEEFDIREELQEVVYLYIETLARDNILLTYQEDEEIPFITGDRARLRQVFINLLDNAAKHGGEGRRIDMMTRTLDDRLLVTIRDYGVGIPEEELPHVKYKFYKGSSKARGSGIGLAVSDEIIRLHDGTLDIESQVGEGTTVTVSLPIHIGQPSEA, encoded by the coding sequence ATGGGGAAATTGAAGCGAAGGGCGCAGCCCGTCAAGAAGCTGCGCCGAATGCTGCACGGCATCCAGGGGCGGTGGATGCTGAACAGCTTGGGGCTTGTTTTCATGATTGTGCTGGTGGCGGTCATGGCCTATTCCATCGCTGCGGCCAACTTCTATACGGCCGGCGCGCGCGCCGGCCTGGAGAGCCGCGCCACGGCCGCGGGCAACTTCTTCAGTCGTTACCTGAACACGAGTTACAACGACTTCTTTCAGGGCGCCCACCGTTTCGCGGAAGATTTTGAAGACAGGGACAAGCTGGAGCTCCAGTTCATCAATCAGGTCGGCCGCATCGAGGTATCCACCATGGGCATCACGATGGGGCTTGTGCCCGGTACGCCGGACGTTCGGGGTGCATTTGAGTCCGGCGAGGTCGACTCGTTCCTCGGCGTGGATCCGCTCAGCGGCGAGCGGGTGATGTCGGTCTCGGCGCCTCTTATCTTTGCGAACCGGCAGGTCATAGGCGTCATGCGCTATGTGACCAGCATGAGCGAGGTCGACAAACGCATTTTGATGTCGTCCGGTATGGCCATGCTGCTCGGTATCGCCGTCATCGCCTTTGTGGTCGGGTCCAATCTGTTCTTCATCCGGTCGATTCTGCTGCCGATTCAAGAGATCAATGAGATCGCGAAGAAGATTGCCGCCGGCGGTTACGGCGTGATGATCGAGAAGAAGTACGACGACGAAATCGGCGAGCTGGCGGACACGATCAACAACATGTCGGCGGAGATCAGTCTGGCCGACCGCATCAAAAATGATTTTATTTCCTCTGTTTCCCACGAACTGCGTACGCCGCTCACGGCCATCGCCGGTTGGGGAGAGACGTTGCTGTCGGTCGAAAGCAACGACATCGCCGAGGTAAAAAAGGGCGTGCGCATCATGCTCGGCGAATCCTACCGATTGACCAAGATGGTGGAGGAACTGCTGGAGTTCACCCGCATGGCGAGCGGGCGGATGACGCTGCGGATGGAGGAATTCGACATCCGGGAGGAGCTCCAGGAGGTGGTATATCTCTACATCGAGACGCTGGCCCGCGACAATATCCTGCTCACCTACCAGGAGGACGAGGAGATTCCTTTTATCACGGGGGACAGGGCGCGTCTGCGTCAGGTGTTCATCAACCTTTTGGACAACGCGGCGAAACACGGCGGCGAGGGGCGGCGCATCGACATGATGACCCGTACGTTGGACGACCGGCTGCTCGTCACCATTCGGGACTACGGGGTCGGTATCCCGGAGGAGGAGCTGCCCCATGTGAAGTACAAGTTCTACAAGGGCAGTTCCAAAGCGCGCGGCAGCGGCATTGGCCTCGCCGTCAGCGACGAGATCATCCGGCTTCACGACGGTACCCTGGACATCGAAAGCCAAGTGGGTGAGGGCACCACAGTCACTGTCAGCCTCCCCATCCACATCGGCCAGCCCTCCGAGGCGTAA
- a CDS encoding M23 family metallopeptidase, whose amino-acid sequence MPLTVEHTRRRPEGRPRRDVGFTKPEGSPVRGPRDGARARFVGRQTERSRRTASARTGRGQPAGSRRDRTGRRFAQLVVSLIIFGAALVIKLASPDAAEAVRAALADGVGGALDYRTAFATAGETLSAGGGIVTAFRVWTEELFGSRPVETDPSPADETGEPPTTGADGAEPSAAPEETPKAASEAAGTASGVGADSEPASEVTGVEVGQSGVPVQTAADAAWRARWGASAGTAAGAAVWISDWTVSLSAEDALDDTAPVPFGTEVPERADYTWYPLPFAYSAPLQGVVSSEFGFRRHPVYGETLFHYGLDLAADTGAEIRCFADGTVLSAGFSDTYGYCLEVDHGDGFTSFYAHCSQILVKAGQAVSRSASVARVGMTGLATGPHLHFELRLNGVSLAPERYLGLSDNSARGAAPRL is encoded by the coding sequence GTGCCATTGACGGTTGAACATACGCGGCGGCGGCCGGAGGGGCGGCCGCGCCGGGATGTGGGGTTTACGAAACCTGAGGGCTCACCGGTGCGCGGACCGCGGGACGGCGCGCGTGCGCGTTTTGTGGGAAGACAGACGGAGCGGAGCCGCCGGACGGCGTCCGCGCGGACCGGTAGAGGGCAGCCCGCCGGCAGCCGGCGGGACCGGACGGGCCGCCGGTTTGCGCAACTCGTGGTTTCTCTCATCATTTTTGGGGCGGCGCTGGTGATCAAATTGGCGTCGCCGGACGCCGCCGAGGCGGTGCGGGCGGCGCTTGCTGACGGCGTCGGCGGGGCGCTCGATTACCGGACCGCCTTTGCCACGGCCGGAGAGACGTTGTCGGCTGGTGGGGGCATCGTGACGGCCTTCCGCGTGTGGACGGAGGAACTCTTTGGCAGCCGGCCGGTCGAAACGGACCCGTCGCCGGCGGATGAGACCGGTGAGCCGCCGACGACGGGGGCGGACGGGGCGGAGCCATCCGCAGCGCCCGAGGAAACGCCCAAGGCAGCGTCAGAGGCCGCCGGGACAGCATCCGGGGTCGGAGCCGACAGTGAGCCGGCCTCTGAAGTGACCGGTGTGGAGGTGGGGCAGAGCGGGGTGCCTGTGCAAACGGCCGCCGACGCGGCTTGGCGGGCGCGTTGGGGTGCGTCGGCCGGGACAGCCGCCGGCGCCGCCGTATGGATATCCGACTGGACGGTGTCGCTGTCCGCCGAGGACGCGCTGGATGATACTGCGCCTGTCCCCTTCGGAACCGAAGTGCCGGAGCGGGCGGACTACACCTGGTATCCGCTTCCTTTTGCCTACAGTGCGCCCCTCCAAGGGGTGGTGAGTTCAGAGTTTGGGTTTCGCCGGCATCCGGTGTACGGGGAGACTCTCTTCCATTACGGATTGGATCTCGCCGCCGACACCGGCGCCGAGATTCGTTGCTTCGCGGACGGCACAGTGCTCTCCGCCGGTTTCAGTGATACATATGGATATTGTCTCGAAGTTGACCATGGGGACGGCTTTACCAGCTTCTACGCACACTGCAGCCAGATCCTGGTGAAAGCCGGGCAGGCGGTCAGCAGGAGCGCGTCTGTCGCCCGGGTGGGCATGACGGGCTTGGCCACCGGGCCGCATCTGCACTTCGAACTTCGTCTGAACGGCGTCAGCCTGGCGCCGGAGCGCTATCTGGGCCTCTCTGACAATTCCGCGCGCGGCGCGGCGCCGCGCCTATGA
- the nadC gene encoding carboxylating nicotinate-nucleotide diphosphorylase, with product MDAIWLDNFLRHALEEDIGGGDITTESCVPAGRRIQGQFLIKEAGVLCGFGVVRRVFSLLDPGIVLRIDHLDGEPVKAGDVAATLEGPARSILTGERTALNLLQRLSGIATATARAVAAVKDFPVRITDTRKTTPGMRALEKYAVRTGGGVNHRLGLSDGVLIKDNHIVAAGGIGPAVAAARIRAPHMLKIEVEVSTLHEVRAALDAGADCIMLDNMTDDDMRAAVRHISGQALVEASGSMGARDLAQVAATGVNLISIGALTHSPRALDISLKL from the coding sequence ATGGATGCGATTTGGCTGGACAACTTTTTGCGGCACGCACTGGAAGAGGATATCGGCGGCGGCGACATCACAACGGAGAGTTGTGTGCCGGCGGGCCGGCGGATCCAGGGACAGTTTCTCATCAAAGAAGCCGGCGTCCTCTGCGGGTTCGGCGTGGTGCGCCGGGTGTTCTCGCTACTGGACCCCGGCATTGTTTTGCGCATCGACCACCTGGACGGCGAACCGGTGAAAGCGGGGGATGTGGCGGCCACGCTGGAGGGCCCGGCCCGCTCAATCCTGACCGGGGAACGGACGGCGCTCAACCTGCTGCAGCGCCTGTCCGGCATCGCCACCGCCACCGCACGGGCCGTGGCGGCCGTCAAAGACTTCCCCGTCCGGATCACGGACACCCGCAAAACGACGCCCGGCATGCGCGCGCTCGAAAAATACGCGGTGCGCACAGGCGGCGGCGTCAACCACCGGTTGGGCCTGTCGGACGGCGTCCTGATCAAGGACAACCACATCGTGGCGGCCGGCGGCATCGGTCCGGCGGTGGCGGCGGCGCGTATACGCGCGCCGCACATGCTCAAAATCGAGGTGGAGGTCTCCACTCTCCACGAAGTGCGGGCGGCACTGGACGCGGGCGCCGATTGCATTATGCTGGACAACATGACGGACGACGACATGCGGGCGGCCGTGCGGCACATCAGCGGACAGGCGCTCGTCGAGGCCTCCGGCAGTATGGGCGCGCGCGACCTGGCTCAGGTCGCGGCCACCGGCGTCAATCTCATCTCCATCGGTGCGCTGACCCACTCCCCCCGGGCACTGGACATCAGCCTGAAGCTTTAG
- the nadB gene encoding L-aspartate oxidase, whose amino-acid sequence MRRTAWPRDMVISETIYTDVVIAGSGMAGLYTAMSLDERLQCLIITKEGLDLSNSWLAQGGIAAAIAKDDHPEIHLEDTLVAGAGLCDADAVRALVDEGPEAIASLVSMQVPFDLREDGELQITREGGHTRDRIVHAGGDATGRETVKVLATLAVGRPNIHFFPHSFLVDILTNDGQACGVLIHDGGVFKAILARAVVLCTGGIGQVYGRHTTNPSVSTGEGLAAALRAGAAVRDMEFIQFHPTALYTPHEADRAFLISEAVRGEGGVLKNAAGHRFMADQHPMAELAPRDIVARAIVREMQTEGVPYVFLDVTHHSYEFLATRFPTITGHCLRLGIDISRDMIPVCPVQHYLVGGLKTDLNAEATLPGLYACGEVASTGVHGANRLASNSMLECLVFGRRAARYIGGSARPRPDRPFSLPVADGLYYHGPEPEEIRRRVVAIANRDAGVIRHTADLVAGLGQIQSILGAMAHKNLPTKAHWEALGLATIAGEILQAALNRRESVGAHFRED is encoded by the coding sequence ATGCGACGGACCGCATGGCCGCGCGACATGGTCATATCTGAAACAATATACACCGACGTGGTGATCGCAGGCAGCGGCATGGCCGGACTCTATACGGCCATGAGCCTCGACGAGCGGCTGCAGTGTCTCATCATCACAAAAGAGGGTCTCGACCTCAGCAACTCCTGGCTGGCGCAGGGCGGTATCGCGGCGGCCATCGCCAAGGACGACCACCCAGAGATCCATCTGGAGGATACGCTGGTGGCCGGCGCGGGTCTATGCGACGCGGACGCCGTGCGCGCGCTGGTGGACGAGGGGCCGGAGGCCATCGCCTCGCTCGTGTCCATGCAGGTGCCTTTCGACCTCCGGGAGGACGGCGAACTCCAGATCACCCGCGAGGGCGGCCACACCCGGGACCGCATCGTACACGCCGGGGGCGACGCCACCGGGCGCGAGACGGTCAAAGTGCTGGCCACGCTGGCTGTCGGACGGCCAAATATCCATTTTTTCCCACATTCATTCTTGGTTGACATTCTGACAAACGACGGTCAGGCCTGCGGTGTTCTGATCCACGACGGCGGCGTGTTCAAGGCGATCTTGGCGCGGGCCGTCGTACTCTGTACAGGGGGCATCGGCCAGGTCTACGGCCGTCACACAACCAACCCCTCCGTCTCCACCGGCGAGGGCTTGGCTGCGGCGTTGCGCGCCGGGGCCGCCGTGCGCGACATGGAGTTCATCCAGTTCCATCCGACGGCGCTCTACACGCCCCACGAGGCCGACCGTGCTTTTTTGATCTCAGAGGCGGTGCGCGGCGAGGGCGGCGTACTCAAAAATGCCGCCGGGCACCGCTTCATGGCGGACCAGCACCCGATGGCCGAACTCGCCCCCCGGGATATCGTGGCGCGTGCCATCGTCCGGGAGATGCAGACAGAGGGCGTGCCCTATGTCTTTTTGGATGTGACGCACCACTCCTATGAGTTTTTGGCCACCCGTTTTCCGACGATCACCGGCCACTGTCTGCGACTTGGCATTGACATCTCCCGAGACATGATCCCCGTCTGTCCGGTGCAGCACTACCTGGTGGGCGGGCTCAAAACCGACCTCAACGCCGAGGCGACGCTGCCCGGCCTGTATGCCTGCGGCGAGGTGGCCTCCACCGGCGTGCACGGCGCCAACCGACTGGCCTCTAACTCCATGCTGGAGTGCCTGGTGTTCGGCCGCCGGGCAGCCCGGTACATCGGCGGCAGCGCCCGTCCGCGGCCGGACAGGCCGTTTTCCCTGCCCGTCGCAGATGGATTGTACTACCACGGGCCGGAACCGGAGGAGATCCGCCGCCGCGTCGTCGCGATTGCGAATCGTGACGCCGGCGTCATACGCCACACGGCGGATCTCGTCGCCGGGCTGGGACAGATCCAGAGCATTCTCGGCGCGATGGCGCACAAAAACCTGCCCACCAAGGCACACTGGGAGGCGCTGGGCCTCGCCACGATAGCCGGTGAGATCCTGCAGGCGGCGCTGAACCGCCGCGAGAGCGTTGGCGCCCATTTTCGCGAAGACTGA
- the nadA gene encoding quinolinate synthase NadA: MTMNEQQRRIRALAEEKHALILAHFYQTMDIQEVADVVGDSFELARQARQATHPVIVLCGVRFMAESAKLLNPDKTVLLPAPDAGCPMADMVTPDDVTVLRTKHPDAAFLCYVNSSAAVKAVCDVCCTSSSAVRVARALPQREIVFLPDQNLGRFVAEKVPEKRFHLYDGYCIVHHLVRAEDVQAARRAHPECLVLVHPECPPAVVALADFAGSTAEILRYVEQREAAGFLIGTEVGVVERLRVTAPDKRVFLLKPSLLCRNMKKTTLVDLTHALETGRETIEIDPALAQSARRTLDRMIECNL, encoded by the coding sequence ATGACCATGAATGAGCAACAACGGCGCATTCGCGCGCTGGCCGAAGAGAAGCACGCGCTGATTCTGGCCCATTTTTACCAGACGATGGACATCCAGGAGGTCGCGGACGTGGTCGGCGATTCCTTTGAGCTGGCCCGGCAGGCCCGACAGGCTACGCATCCGGTCATCGTCCTGTGCGGGGTCCGCTTCATGGCCGAGAGCGCCAAGCTGCTGAATCCGGACAAGACAGTGCTGCTCCCCGCGCCGGACGCGGGCTGCCCGATGGCCGACATGGTCACGCCCGACGACGTAACCGTTTTGCGGACAAAACACCCCGACGCCGCATTTTTGTGTTATGTCAATTCATCGGCCGCCGTCAAAGCGGTCTGTGACGTCTGCTGTACTTCTTCCTCGGCGGTGCGCGTGGCCCGCGCGCTGCCGCAGCGAGAGATCGTCTTTTTGCCGGACCAAAATCTGGGGCGCTTCGTGGCCGAGAAGGTGCCGGAGAAGCGTTTTCATCTCTACGACGGCTACTGCATTGTCCACCACCTGGTGCGGGCCGAAGACGTACAGGCGGCGCGGCGAGCGCACCCCGAGTGCCTGGTGCTGGTCCACCCCGAATGTCCGCCCGCCGTCGTGGCGCTGGCCGATTTTGCCGGTTCCACGGCGGAAATTCTGCGTTACGTGGAGCAGCGGGAGGCGGCGGGCTTTCTCATCGGCACGGAGGTTGGTGTGGTCGAACGGCTCCGCGTGACGGCGCCGGACAAACGGGTCTTCCTGCTCAAGCCCTCGCTGCTGTGCCGGAACATGAAAAAAACCACCCTGGTCGACTTGACGCACGCGCTGGAGACCGGCCGGGAGACCATCGAGATCGACCCCGCACTGGCGCAGTCCGCCCGCCGCACGCTGGACCGGATGATCGAGTGTAATCTTTAG
- a CDS encoding zinc-ribbon domain-containing protein translates to MSYLKKLGYVKGLAEGLSLDDDTKEGRVLHAMIDLLDEMTDALSGVEEANGHLGEELNSVAEDVRHLDETVDGLGECVESITHGLSRLLEIFSDDEDEDDEDDEDDEDEIDLPDGNYYYEIQCPKCGEETVINEEMLEEGSIQCPKCGETLEFDLDCDDPDCDDPDCDGHHHT, encoded by the coding sequence GTGAGTTATTTGAAAAAGCTTGGCTACGTCAAAGGACTGGCCGAGGGACTGTCGTTGGACGACGACACCAAGGAAGGCCGTGTGTTGCACGCGATGATCGATCTTTTGGACGAGATGACGGACGCCCTCTCCGGCGTGGAGGAGGCAAACGGGCATCTGGGCGAGGAACTGAATTCCGTGGCAGAGGATGTGCGGCATCTGGACGAAACGGTGGACGGCCTCGGCGAGTGCGTAGAGAGCATCACACACGGTCTGTCGCGCCTCTTGGAGATCTTCTCCGACGATGAGGATGAAGATGACGAAGACGACGAGGATGACGAAGACGAGATCGATCTGCCCGACGGGAACTACTACTATGAGATCCAATGCCCAAAGTGCGGCGAGGAGACCGTCATCAACGAGGAAATGCTGGAAGAGGGGAGCATCCAGTGTCCAAAATGCGGCGAAACGTTGGAGTTCGACCTCGATTGCGACGATCCGGACTGCGATGACCCGGATTGCGACGGACACCATCACACGTGA